Genomic DNA from Desulfovibrio aminophilus DSM 12254:
GGGCGGCCGGAGCCTCGGCGAATCCGCCCAGGTCCGCGGCCATGCGGCGCAAGGTCCGGGCCAGCCGCGACTTGGGCGCGGCCTCGGTCACGGCCCGGCCCTGGTTCAGGGCCGAGAGCGCGGAACGGGCGTCGTCAGGCAGGAGCCAGTCCAGGGCATGCCCCAGGACCTCGGCGGCCTCGACCGGGTCGATCTCGGACTCGGCCAGATGGCGATTCATGGCGAGCCGGACCTTGTCCGCCAAACCCTGGCGGCGCAGCTCCTCCAGGAAGGCGCGAGCCCGGGCCAAACACGGCAGGGTCGGATTGAGCACGAGCACGGCCCCGTCCACGCGCCGCATCAGGTCGATGGCCTGTTCTCCGGCCACTCCCGCGTCCAGGACCAACAGGTCGAAGAGCCGGGACATCTCGGCCAACAGATGCTCGCGGGCCGAACCGTCCAGCTTGGCGCGGCCGTCCGCCGGAGCGGGCAGCACCCCCAGTCCCGTGGAGTGCCGGGTGATGATGCTGTCCAGGAAGGTGCCGTCCAGGCGGGCAAGATTGTTGACCACCTCCTCCCAGGTGTAGGCGCATTCGAGGTCCAGAAAATACGGCGTCTCGCCCTGGGGCTCACGCAGATCCAGCAGGCCCACGCGGCCGGGACGGCTCCGGTTCGTCTCCAGGGCCAGGTTCACGGCCACGGTGCTGGCCCCCACTCCGGGCTTGGCCCCGATGACGGCCAGGGTGCGGCCCGTGTCCCGGGCCTGTTCGCGGCCGCCGCCGCGACGCTCGCGGCTGCGGGCCAGAGCCTCGGCCAAGTCGCGCG
This window encodes:
- a CDS encoding AAA family ATPase, with amino-acid sequence MTVDTISVTLAVHDPEAKRIFQQAARECPGVHLNGKEPGPVDLLVFEPGAEPGAELDRLERARRGGRVGEVFLVGREPSPELLIRAIRAGVTEFLPLPATARDLAEALARSRERRGGGREQARDTGRTLAVIGAKPGVGASTVAVNLALETNRSRPGRVGLLDLREPQGETPYFLDLECAYTWEEVVNNLARLDGTFLDSIITRHSTGLGVLPAPADGRAKLDGSAREHLLAEMSRLFDLLVLDAGVAGEQAIDLMRRVDGAVLVLNPTLPCLARARAFLEELRRQGLADKVRLAMNRHLAESEIDPVEAAEVLGHALDWLLPDDARSALSALNQGRAVTEAAPKSRLARTLRRMAADLGGFAEAPAARPGFLGLLRRLRSGGKTASQGLGVA